CTCGTCACCGCCCGCCAGATCGCCATGTACGTGTTCCGCGAGCTCACCGACCTCAGCTTCCCCGCGATCGCCCGGGAGTTCGGCGGCCGCGACCACACCACCGTGATCCACGCCGTCGAGAAGATCTCGGCGCTCATGAAGGAGCGCCGGCAGATCTACGACCAGGTCACCGAGCTGATGACCACGATCCGAGGCGGCGAATGACGCGCCTCGCGCCGGTGGAGAACGCGGTGGACGGCGTGTGGGTATCGCCCGCGTCGCGGTGGACCGCTGGCACGCTGTCCACCGAACGACATCGGTGTCGTTCGTGGCCTGTGCACCGCTGTGGACGGAGCGCGCGGCAGGATCTGGTGCCTGACCTGCCGCGACGCGGTGTCATCCACAATCCACAGCACCTATTAGGACCATCAGCAGATCAACAGGTCGACTCCACACACATGATCACCAGCCGACCGATCGACGCACCGACAGAAAGCGGGAGCACCAGGTGAAGTTCCGATGTGAGCGCGAGGTCCTCCAGGAGGCACTCGCCACCGCAGGCCGCGCCGTGTCCAACCGAGGTGGGACCCTCACCGCGCTCACCGGCATCCGGGCGGAGCTCGTGGGCGATCGCTTGTCGCTCACCGGCACCGACCTCGATCTGACGATCACGGTCGACCTCGAGGTGAGCGGTGGCGGCGACGGCGTCGTCGTGCTGCCGGCCAAGCTCACGTCCGACATCGTCCGCGCCCTCCCCGAGGGCAGCGTCGAGGTGTCCGTGGGCGACGAGGAGGCCGAGATCGTGGCCGGGAAGGCGACGTTCACGGTCCTGCTCCTCGCCCCCGAGGGCTTCCCGGTCCCGCGCACCAGCTCGGTCGAGCCGGTCGCCGTGCCGGCGAAGGAGTTCGCCGACGCGGTGCGCAAGGTGGCCCGGGCGGCGAGCCGCGACGAGACCCGCTCGGTCGCGCTCACCGGCGTGCTGATGGCGTCGGAGGACGGCGGGCTGCGGCTGGTCGCCACCGACTCGTACCGCCTCGCCCTCGCCGACCTGCCGGGGGTGTCCCTCCTGGCCGAGTCGACCCAGGTGATCGTGCCCGCTCGCGCCCTCAACGAGCTGGTCCGCCTGCTCGGTGCGGC
This portion of the Actinomarinicola tropica genome encodes:
- the dnaN gene encoding DNA polymerase III subunit beta, translated to MKFRCEREVLQEALATAGRAVSNRGGTLTALTGIRAELVGDRLSLTGTDLDLTITVDLEVSGGGDGVVVLPAKLTSDIVRALPEGSVEVSVGDEEAEIVAGKATFTVLLLAPEGFPVPRTSSVEPVAVPAKEFADAVRKVARAASRDETRSVALTGVLMASEDGGLRLVATDSYRLALADLPGVSLLAESTQVIVPARALNELVRLLGAAGADDDVEVRLDEGTASFGLGTRQITTRLIEAEYPNYRGLIPSNQPNRLTVGRESLLEAVRRVALMVQSTPTPIRLVTGTEQLELLAITPDRGEAREALESSYEGEELTVAFNPEYLLDGLDATSGDEVSLQTVDGLKPALLRSADDEGFLYLLMPVRVS